Genomic DNA from Terriglobia bacterium:
CTTCGACGCACGCGTGGTGGACCAAAAGGGGAATGTCTGGCTGGCGCTGAGCGGCTACCACACCATGGAGTTGCCGGACCCCGTCGAGGACTCCCTGCTGAAGCCGCTGCGGGCCGCCATGCGCTGAGACATTCAACCGCAGATGAACGCGAATGAACGCCTTTTCACGCGGCGTTGATGGTCATTCCTCTGCGGTTGGTTTTGCCCATGGAATACTGCACTGTATATTTCCTGACTCAGACGCTCGCAGACATGGCCGCGAACGAAGGTTGGCTGACCGCAGGCGAGCGTGCCCGCGCTGCCCGCCTGCGATTTCCCAAGCGCCACAGCGACTGGCTCCTCGGCCGATGGACCGCCAAACAGGCGCTGCGATCCCTAATGATCCAGACAGGGCGGGATGCTCCCGATTATCGGGCAATCGAGCTGCGCACCGCGCCCGATGGCGCCCCCGAGGCTTTCTGGGGAGACCTGCCTGCCCCCGTATCGCTCGCACTCAGCCACAGCAACGGGCGGGGACTGTGCGTGCTCGCACGGGCGGGCATCGCGCTCGGCTGCGACCTCGAGGAAGTGCAACTGCGTGAGGTCGCCTTTCTTGAAGATTATTTCTGCGATGAAGAAAAATTGCTGATGAAGAATGCCCCCTCCGGGGAGCAGCCGCTCCTGGCTACGTTGATATGGAGCGCCAAAGAGAGTGCGCTCAAATGCCTGCGCGAGGGCTTGCGCCGGGACACGCGAAGCGTTCTGGTCGACCTCGCCGGCGATGTGAGACCGGGCTGGAGCCCGCTTAGCGTACGTTGTCCCGAATTGTCGCAGCACTTCCATGGCTGGTGGCGGGGCACCGGCGGGTGCGTGCAAACGGTAGCGGCCGGAGTCCCCGTGAATGAGCCGGTGGAATTGCGCATCTGAAACTCTCCCTCCAATCATCACCCGGAACTGTGGGGCCTACCGGAAGATCTGCAGGAATCGAAACACCACCAGCGCAAACAGGACGATCAGGTAGATTCGCAGGAAATAAAGCGCAAAACGCACCATCGGAGTCATCTTTATTCTTGGCATGTAATCCCTCATGATCATCCTGGATTTTGGATGCCGGATTTTGGATTGGATGGACTCAAATCCAAAATCCGTCTAGACCTTCACAGCCCCTTTCATCAGATCGTTGTAACGGATAACGCCCAACAAATGGTCCTCTGTGTCTACCACGGGGATCATCCGCAGGTGGTATTTGGCGAAGATCTCCGCAAGGTCTTCCTGGATGTCGTCCGCCTCCGCTGTCACCACCGGCGAGGTCATGATTTCAGCGAGGCCTTGCTGGTCAGTCGCCAGCAGCAACTCGCGAACATCGACGACTCCCAGGAGCGATCGTGTGTCTTCGCCCACTACGTAGCAGTAGGAAATGGCCTGTCGGTCAAGCCCGGATTCTCGCATGGTACGCAAGACATCGCCCACCTTCGTCGTGGGAGAGAAGGCGAGATAGTTCGAGTCCATGAGGCTGCGGGCCTGGGCCTCCTGTTCGGACAAGATCGCCCGGATACGCGCGGCACTTTCGGGGGGCAGCAGCTCGAGCATGGTCATCATGTGGTCGTGAGGCAGCACGGCGAGCAATTTCGCAAGCTGCGCGACAGACATCTCCCCGAGGATCTGGCCGGCACGCTCCCGGCGCAGGGCGGAA
This window encodes:
- a CDS encoding 4'-phosphopantetheinyl transferase superfamily protein; this encodes MEYCTVYFLTQTLADMAANEGWLTAGERARAARLRFPKRHSDWLLGRWTAKQALRSLMIQTGRDAPDYRAIELRTAPDGAPEAFWGDLPAPVSLALSHSNGRGLCVLARAGIALGCDLEEVQLREVAFLEDYFCDEEKLLMKNAPSGEQPLLATLIWSAKESALKCLREGLRRDTRSVLVDLAGDVRPGWSPLSVRCPELSQHFHGWWRGTGGCVQTVAAGVPVNEPVELRI